One Thalassophryne amazonica chromosome 10, fThaAma1.1, whole genome shotgun sequence genomic region harbors:
- the clcc1 gene encoding chloride channel CLIC-like protein 1, whose amino-acid sequence MLLFVLICCLVLVHGEHGEEDWLDPYDMLNYDPSTKTMRSPAETPSAPNAPTKRREHVPGSCHAEIMACSKNVEGLQQQISDLKKNIASLSQQPMYSPVFKRFLHRLLNEMERVGLPSKSNNILYDAKVSLSSQAVTDIQKFLEGEDSWRTGALDSAISQILVDFRPHNYEAWKWHFEDTFGVELDTLLKIGLFGMIISIIIATQWWSSVSWFAQLRRLFYISFFTSFVWNWFYLYQTAFAEHQNNIVKMDSVTDKCRGMKKIDWSDSLKEWFRSTWTLQDDPCKKYFEVLVVNPILLVPPTKAISLTITTFITEPLKHFGQGISEFLRALLKDLPITLQIPVLITIVLSILVFMYGSVQAAFRYGITAPLRRRIRSPTPPQLEQQQPPLHRIQDVNHLTGASTPSCTTIPGASDSRPHRSQVRQRQPSSPRVTVETLHTASQDETDTVWHEQSPETDQSENLTATDSDHQTETDSDNPEDTEEELPKAIMSVPLQPTDSETKSNTPQVKSKLFESSPNKSLLKAKCLKVNDLSHLEHSRNKGASKSRPKKKRAEIL is encoded by the exons ATGCTGCTCTTCGTGCTCATCTGCTGCCTGGTTCTGGTGCACGGTGAACATGGGGAGGAGGACTGGTTGGATCCCTACGATATGCTCAACTACGACCCCAGCACCAAAACCATGAGGAGCCCCGCAGAG ACACCAAGCGCTCCAAATGCACCAACAAAAAGAAGAGAACATGTTCCAGGATCCTGTCATGCAGAGATAATGGCCTGCAGTAAAAATGTGGAAGGTTTACAACAACAG aTCAGTGATCTGAAGAAGAATATCGCATCCCTCTCACAGCAGCCTATGTACAGCCCAGTGTTCAAGCGTTTCCTTCACAGGCTCTTGAATGAAATGGAAAGAGTTGGTTTG CCCAGTAAGTCAAACAACATCCTCTATGATGCTAAAGTAAGTTTGTCCAGTCAAGCTGTCACAGACATTCAGAAGTTTCTAGAGGGTGAAGACAGCTGGAGGACAGGGGCACTGGACAGTGCCATTAGTCAGATTCTGGTGGATTTCAGACCACATAACTATGAGGCCTGGAAATGGCATTTTGAGGACACTTTTGGTGTGGAGCTTGATACACTCTTGAAG ATTGGTCTTTTTGGTATGATCATATCGATCATCATCGCCACTCAGTGGTGGTCATCAGTGTCATGGTTTGCGCAGCTCAGGAGACTGTTTTATATCAGCTTCTTTACTAGTTTTGTTTGGAACTGGTTCTACCTCTACCAG ACTGCATTTGCCGAGCACCAAAACAATATAGTCAAGATGGATAGTGTAACCGACAAATGCAGGGGAATGAAGAAAATTGACTGGAGTGATAGTCTGAAAG AGTGGTTCAGAAGTACCTGGACTCTTCAGGATGATCCCTGTAAGAAATATTTTGAAGTCCTCGTAGTCAACCCCATTCTGCTGGTTCCTCCGACCAAG gCCATATCGCTCACTATCACTACCTTCATCACAGAGCCGTTGAAGCATTTTGGCCAAGGGATTAGTGAGTTTCTCCGAGCTCTTCTCAAAGACCTACCAATAACTTTGCAGATCCCCGTTCTTATCACAATTGTGCTTTCCATTTTG GTATTCATGTATGGAAGTGTGCAGGCAGCCTTCCGATATGGCATCACCGCACCTCTACGCCGCAGAATAAGGTCCCCGACACCTCCACAGTTGGAACAGCAGCAACCTCCCCTCCACAGAATCCAGGATGTTAATCACTTAACAGGGGCTAGCACACCATCCTGTACCACAATACCTGGAGCCAGTGACAGTAGACCACACCGGAGCCAGGTTCGACAGAGGCAACCCAGCAGTCCCAGGGTGACCGTGGAGACTCTACACACTGCAAGCCAGGATGAGACCGACACTGTTTGGCACGAGCAAAGTCCTGAGACAGATCAATCAGAGAATCTCACAGCCACTGACAGCGACCATCAAACTGAGACAGATTCAGACAACCCTGAGGACACTGAAGAGGAGCTCCCGAAAGCCATTATGTCTGTACCGCTGCAGCCAACAGACAGTGAAACCAAATCCAACACCCCCCAAGTGAAAAGTAAACTTTTTGAATCAAGTCCAAACAAATCCCTGTTGAAGGCTAAATGTCTGAAAGTCAATGATCTTTCTCATCTTGAGCATAGTAGAAACAAAGGAGCGTCCAAATCTCGGCCAAAGAAGAAACGGGCTGAGATTCTGTGA